The nucleotide sequence CTCGAAATTGTCGAGATTTCCGGCAGTTTGGTGACGATTGACGCTCAAGGTTGCCAACAGGACATCGCTCAGAAGATTGTCGACCAGGGGGCCGATTATTGCCTGGCCGTGAAGCGCAATCAGCCGACGCTGCATGATTCGATCGAAGCATTTTTCGTCACGCAGCAAGAGAACAATTTCAAGCGAGCCTAAGTGCATCGACATGAAACGCACGAGAAAGGACATGGCCGCGAGGAGTTGCGATCTTATTACATCTGCCCAGTGAACGACGAGATCATCGCGCGAGATCGTTGGTCAAACTTGAGGGCAATCGGGATGACGATCAATATCGTCCGGCAGAATTGCAAAGAGACGAGCGAGGTGCGATATTACATCCTGAGCAAGTACCTCTCAGGCAAGCGTTTCGCCGAGGCCGTTCGCGGTCATTGGGGCATTGAAAACAGCCTGCACTGGCAACTGGATGTGACGTTCGGTGAAGACCAATCTCGCAGCCGCAAAGGTCACGCCAACACCAATTTCAGCCTGCTGAGAAGAACGAGCCTGAGCCTGCTGAAGAACAACAAAACCGCAAAGGTCGGGGTGAAGAACAAACGACTAAAATGCGGCTGGGGCGATGACTACCGCATGGAAGTCCTGATGGGACGGTGAGTTATGGTGCAATCGCCGTGAACCCTCACATTCCGCAGCAAATTACCATTTCGGCCAAGGGTTGGAAGTGTGGGATCAATAATTGCTGGGATTTGCCTTCTTCGCCCGTTCTGATTAATCAGATCTTTGATCTATCAAAGTGCCCCTTAACGAAGAATCCGTAATATGACTGCTGAGCTAAAATCTTTTTCGAAGCTCGTGGTTCCTCCTAGCGAGCCAATGTATACAAACGAAGACTGGCAGCAGGTGGAGCGCAGCTTGGGAATTGAACTGCCGAAGGACTACAAGCAATTCATTTCTGTCTATGGCTCAGGTACGTTGCAGTCGTTTCTGCATATTCTGAACTATTCGGATCCACGGATACCGGCCCAACAAATCACGGACACGATCTTTTCGCAACTTAAATCGGTACCAAGAGGCGGATAAGTGCGATGACTTCAATGCCTATCCTGACAAGGGAGGGCTATTTCCGTTTGCGAGCACCGATGATGGCAATTACCTGTTTTGGAAAATGGATGGCTATGCCGACAACTGGGGAGTGGCCGCATATGACTTTACATCCGGATCAATTCTGTACGCGAAACAAGTCGGGATGGTAAAATGCCTGCCAAAGCTGGTGCAAAAGGATAATCCATTTGGCGATCGATTTTGCAATATTGAGAACTTCGATCCTCCCTGCATTTTCAAGCCATGGTCGGGTGAGTGATTACGCTAATACTTGCTTGACTTAGGCTATGTCATGAGTATTATTCCTAGGCTTTCTAAAATCGGGTCGCTTATCGCCTTGGCTAGGAACGAAGTTCGTTAAAGTTGCTGGGGCACTTCAGCGTATCAATTAATAAAGCGCTCACTGCAGGTGAAGAAGTCGCGGCGCATTGCCGACACGTATCGCGGACGACGCAATCTATTGCCAACGATGACCGCGGCCCGACGGAACCCCAGAATCAAAACGTATGACAACCGCCAAGTCGCCGAGGGCAACTGCAGATTAGTTGCTCTCGTCGCTTGGATGCGATAGCTGGCTTGTATCACGGCAAAAGAAGGAATTGGGCTAAAAGGCCAACGACGGCCCGACTCGCAAGACTGTCGCTACCAGATCTTGCGAAAGATCCATTAAGCAAGATGCAGCTCGCTATGCTTTGTCTTTGGTGGCGGGATGGATGGCCGCATTACAGATAGTAGGTCGAAACATTAATCGGCGAAGGAGTGAAATAATGCGACAGCTGGCTTTTTATCTTGCCGTTATCATCTCGGTCGGCTGTCACTACCAAGCGAACATGGAACCACAGGGAGTTGCCAAAATGACGAAGCCGGAGGAAACGACGGATTTAAGTTCGCATGGCTTGCCATTACTGATGGATTTACCCAAGAATTCTGAGTTTCGCGTGCCTGGTCAAGCCGACCTGGAAATTGTCAGCGGCCAGCAATTCCAACTCATCATCGCCAACGGGCATTTCGATTTGGCGGAGGTGAAGGAACGGCAGACCGGTCCGAAGTCTTTTGTCGAATACC is from Bremerella sp. JC817 and encodes:
- a CDS encoding SMI1/KNR4 family protein, producing the protein MTAELKSFSKLVVPPSEPMYTNEDWQQVERSLGIELPKDYKQFISVYGSGTLQSFLHILNYSDPRIPAQQITDTIFSQLKSVPRGG